The Microbacter sp. GSS18 genome has a segment encoding these proteins:
- a CDS encoding FAD-dependent oxidoreductase: protein MPDNSTASAYDIVIVGGGPVGTTTALKLGRAGFRVALLEKRSAVALDHRASTFHPPTLEMLDELGLVDDLLSQGIVARSYQFRDAKLGMIVDLDYSVLDGDTRFPYRLQVEQSRLTDRAIQALETEPTIDAFFGREVISISDTEGGYSVSWSDDDGSGVIHGRRLIGADGMHSVVRSTLGLDFTGHTYPERYLVVTTKLPLEELLDDLAVVNYVADPVDWHVLLRNPSGWRILFPTHGESDAELLDPANIEAQMRRVVPHADHYPVEHVTLYQVHRKVASSFRVGSAFLVGDAAHVNNPLGGMGMNSGIHDGQFLADAIIAFENGQAGEADLDGWADARRKVALEYVGAETDSNWKSLRDDDEQRRELQREKWRALGSDSAARRDFLLTSSMLASVRA from the coding sequence ATGCCAGACAACTCCACAGCCTCCGCGTACGACATCGTCATCGTCGGAGGTGGCCCCGTCGGGACCACGACAGCGCTCAAGCTCGGCCGCGCCGGGTTTCGGGTTGCCCTCCTCGAGAAGCGATCGGCCGTCGCTCTCGACCACAGAGCGTCGACGTTCCATCCGCCGACGCTCGAGATGCTCGACGAGCTGGGTCTCGTCGACGACCTCCTGTCACAGGGGATCGTCGCGCGGTCCTACCAGTTCCGGGACGCGAAGCTCGGAATGATCGTCGATCTCGACTACTCCGTCCTCGACGGCGACACGCGGTTCCCGTACCGGCTCCAGGTCGAGCAGAGCCGCCTGACGGATCGCGCGATCCAGGCCCTCGAGACCGAACCGACCATCGACGCGTTCTTCGGTCGTGAGGTGATCTCCATCAGCGACACGGAGGGCGGCTACAGCGTCTCGTGGTCCGACGACGACGGGAGCGGCGTCATCCACGGCCGACGGCTGATCGGCGCCGACGGCATGCACAGCGTCGTCCGCTCGACGCTCGGACTGGATTTCACCGGCCACACGTACCCCGAGCGATACCTCGTGGTCACAACCAAGCTGCCGCTCGAAGAGCTGCTCGACGATCTCGCCGTCGTCAACTACGTTGCCGATCCGGTCGATTGGCACGTGCTGCTGCGCAACCCGTCGGGGTGGCGAATCCTGTTCCCCACGCACGGCGAGTCCGATGCCGAGCTCCTCGACCCGGCGAACATCGAGGCGCAGATGCGCCGTGTGGTTCCGCATGCCGACCACTACCCTGTTGAGCACGTCACCCTCTATCAGGTACACCGCAAGGTCGCCTCCTCGTTCCGTGTCGGCTCGGCCTTCCTCGTGGGTGACGCCGCGCACGTGAACAACCCGCTGGGAGGCATGGGCATGAACAGCGGGATCCACGACGGCCAGTTCCTCGCGGACGCGATCATCGCGTTCGAGAACGGCCAAGCCGGCGAAGCCGACCTGGATGGCTGGGCAGATGCCCGACGGAAGGTCGCCCTGGAGTATGTCGGAGCGGAGACCGACAGCAACTGGAAGTCGCTCCGCGACGACGACGAACAACGACGTGAGCTCCAGCGCGAGAAGTGGCGCGCACTCGGATCCGATTCCGCCGCGCGGCGGGACTTCCTCCTGACCTCATCGATGCTCGCGAGTGTGCGGGCATGA
- a CDS encoding GntR family transcriptional regulator, with amino-acid sequence MIDEESADELHLTGGDLVYNALRSRIVSGELPPKTVLRAQALAEEFGTSRTPVREALRRLAETGLVEYVPNRGATVIGFTPEQIVETYFVRAALESRAAGLATGRLNDEDLVRLSDLIEEMDGLVNSDDAADLRRLGELNERFHRTILVASGNSQLVTVVESVTQAPLMIRGLRQYGASFRARSNHQHRDILTALQTRDALWAEVAMRSHVLAARNAAMTAVDASVFES; translated from the coding sequence ATGATCGACGAGGAGTCGGCCGACGAGCTGCACCTGACCGGCGGAGACCTGGTCTACAACGCCTTGCGGTCTCGAATCGTCAGCGGCGAACTACCGCCCAAGACGGTGCTGCGTGCGCAGGCCCTCGCGGAGGAGTTCGGCACCAGCCGGACTCCGGTCCGCGAGGCCCTGCGCCGCCTGGCCGAGACGGGGCTCGTCGAATACGTGCCCAATCGGGGCGCGACCGTGATCGGATTCACACCTGAGCAGATCGTCGAGACCTACTTCGTCAGGGCAGCGCTGGAGAGCCGCGCCGCCGGGCTCGCGACCGGCCGGCTCAACGATGAGGACCTCGTCCGACTCAGCGATCTCATCGAGGAGATGGACGGGCTGGTGAATTCGGATGACGCCGCCGACCTGCGACGACTCGGCGAACTCAACGAGCGGTTCCACCGCACGATTCTGGTCGCTTCGGGGAACTCACAGCTGGTCACCGTGGTCGAGTCGGTGACGCAGGCGCCGCTGATGATCCGCGGACTGCGCCAGTACGGCGCATCCTTCCGTGCGCGATCCAATCATCAGCACCGCGACATCCTGACCGCCCTGCAGACGCGCGACGCTCTCTGGGCCGAAGTGGCGATGCGCTCCCATGTCCTCGCCGCCCGCAACGCGGCGATGACCGCCGTCGACGCAAGCGTGTTCGAAAGCTGA
- a CDS encoding MFS transporter, with protein MGLTISRLGIVIAAYWAASALFSPVAGTVSGHLGSKTTMIIAAALGSLALIGIALVHAEWWWMLALLALAGVANAFGHPPSNALIADQVSGRNRALAYGVKQAAIPLATMLAGLAVPTLALTMGWRWTFVIAAAGGLCVLLVLALVVPGVVVRTRRGAGRRRLPRGLMRFLVLTSLASGLGSAQANVVGAFTVSTGVAIGVPEGMAGLILSLGSVAGAIARPLVGWLADRGIGGTLATVAAMLSAGMLGALCIATGLPIAFAIGCVLAFGLGWGWNGLIHYVVSHVAYPHSARATGIVQSGAYIGSAAGPFLFGFVFDSLGVTLGWLIAAAVSAVAALMALLAHTRRPTTQETEQNT; from the coding sequence ATCGGCCTCACGATCAGCAGACTCGGGATCGTCATCGCCGCGTATTGGGCGGCATCAGCCCTGTTCTCCCCGGTTGCCGGGACGGTGTCCGGGCATCTGGGCTCGAAGACCACGATGATCATCGCCGCCGCGCTCGGAAGCCTCGCGCTGATCGGCATCGCCCTGGTGCACGCCGAATGGTGGTGGATGCTCGCCCTCCTCGCGCTTGCAGGAGTCGCCAACGCTTTCGGGCACCCACCGTCGAATGCCCTGATCGCGGACCAGGTCAGCGGCCGGAATCGTGCCCTCGCGTACGGCGTGAAGCAGGCCGCCATCCCTCTGGCGACGATGCTGGCAGGTCTGGCCGTGCCGACACTCGCGCTGACCATGGGTTGGCGATGGACGTTCGTCATCGCCGCAGCCGGCGGGTTGTGCGTGCTGCTCGTGCTCGCGCTCGTCGTCCCCGGAGTCGTCGTCCGCACCCGCCGCGGCGCGGGCCGTCGCCGCCTTCCCCGTGGACTGATGCGGTTCCTCGTGCTGACCTCGCTCGCCAGCGGGCTCGGTTCCGCGCAGGCGAACGTCGTAGGCGCCTTCACCGTCAGCACGGGAGTCGCCATCGGCGTCCCCGAAGGCATGGCGGGGCTGATCCTGAGCCTCGGCAGTGTCGCCGGGGCGATCGCCCGACCACTCGTCGGTTGGCTCGCCGACCGTGGCATCGGCGGCACGCTGGCAACGGTTGCCGCGATGCTCTCCGCAGGCATGCTCGGTGCGTTGTGCATCGCCACCGGACTTCCGATCGCCTTTGCGATCGGGTGCGTTCTGGCATTCGGGCTCGGCTGGGGCTGGAACGGTCTAATCCACTACGTGGTCTCACACGTGGCCTACCCACACAGCGCCCGCGCGACCGGCATCGTCCAGTCGGGGGCGTACATCGGGAGCGCTGCCGGGCCGTTCCTGTTCGGCTTCGTCTTCGACTCGCTCGGCGTCACCCTCGGCTGGCTCATCGCTGCGGCCGTGTCTGCCGTGGCGGCGCTCATGGCGCTCCTCGCTCACACCCGACGTCCCACAACCCAGGAAACGGAACAGAACACATGA
- a CDS encoding isochorismatase family protein translates to MTDTTATDDYLANGFNQRLGFGKRPALVVIDFVDAYLKEDSPLYAAVERELESATRILEAAREADIPIIFTVVEHAPNGAGGGLFARKVKGLETLALGSPLGSIAEPLTPLESEPVISKKYASCFFGTSLATDLTVLGCDSVILVGLSTSGCVRATGVDAMQYGFVPIIVRDAVGDRRPEPHDAALFDLDAKYADVVSEKETLDYLAALPA, encoded by the coding sequence ATGACGGACACCACCGCGACCGATGACTATCTCGCGAACGGCTTCAACCAGCGACTCGGGTTCGGCAAGCGCCCCGCCCTAGTCGTGATCGACTTCGTCGACGCCTATCTCAAGGAGGACTCGCCCCTCTACGCCGCCGTCGAGAGGGAGCTCGAGTCCGCCACGCGCATCCTCGAGGCGGCACGAGAGGCCGACATCCCGATCATCTTCACCGTCGTCGAACACGCCCCGAACGGTGCCGGGGGCGGCTTGTTCGCACGCAAGGTGAAGGGCCTTGAGACCCTTGCACTCGGCTCACCGCTCGGATCGATCGCCGAGCCGCTGACACCGCTCGAATCAGAGCCCGTCATCTCGAAGAAGTATGCGAGCTGCTTCTTCGGGACGTCGCTGGCCACCGATCTCACAGTCCTCGGGTGCGACAGCGTCATCCTCGTGGGGCTGAGCACGAGCGGATGTGTGCGTGCGACCGGCGTCGACGCGATGCAGTACGGTTTCGTCCCGATCATCGTCCGTGACGCGGTAGGAGACAGACGACCCGAACCCCACGACGCGGCGCTGTTCGATCTCGACGCGAAGTACGCCGACGTGGTCTCGGAGAAGGAGACGCTCGACTACCTGGCTGCACTGCCTGCCTAG
- a CDS encoding VanZ family protein gives MTDDTERMPPLPPTAPPSADDIVIPPRPPLPAPTDVQRPEPAFPGWVVPARPVTGGRPSGRTVARELERVASRTWDARRIARWALVAYAIVLVLIAWWPSPVDRGAAPLIGAVNEVVPPVTLDRVEFAANILYFVPLGALLALLLTQRHLIVPIAVVTTVTIEAGQALLLDARVPSVLDIVANVTGACVGLLTVAIVEWWRAARAATVPHMESRR, from the coding sequence ATGACCGACGACACCGAGCGGATGCCGCCGCTCCCGCCGACCGCGCCGCCGTCGGCGGACGACATCGTGATCCCACCGCGACCGCCACTGCCCGCTCCGACGGACGTGCAGCGGCCCGAGCCCGCGTTCCCCGGCTGGGTGGTACCCGCTCGGCCCGTCACGGGAGGCCGCCCATCCGGCCGTACGGTCGCGCGCGAGTTGGAGCGGGTCGCCTCCCGTACATGGGATGCCCGCCGCATCGCCCGGTGGGCGCTCGTCGCCTACGCCATCGTGCTGGTGCTCATCGCGTGGTGGCCCTCGCCGGTCGACCGTGGTGCCGCACCGCTCATCGGCGCCGTCAACGAGGTCGTGCCCCCGGTCACACTCGACCGGGTCGAGTTCGCGGCCAACATCCTCTACTTCGTGCCGCTCGGGGCGCTGCTCGCGCTGCTGCTCACGCAGCGACATCTCATCGTGCCGATCGCCGTCGTCACGACCGTGACGATCGAGGCGGGTCAGGCACTGCTGCTCGACGCGCGCGTGCCGAGCGTGCTCGACATCGTCGCGAACGTCACGGGGGCGTGTGTGGGGCTCTTGACTGTGGCGATCGTGGAGTGGTGGCGCGCGGCGCGGGCGGCGACGGTCCCGCACATGGAATCGCGGCGGTGA
- a CDS encoding threonine/serine exporter family protein: MTTLISISLAVGTLVVTAIVLIATRRRAERDITVGARSAAITGSLPVSPDDAPDAAATLAAAEAVGRAMTQAGYSVETIQDVLRDIARVNGLPESEVLAFPNAILISARGAGQHQTGAIASNDARLLLSQIDEVHRTVDAARTGLLGPRSVVEKIGRVMAAPPTYGPVMRVVGYAFVSGALAVMLGASWRGVWVAGALGLGAGALLLVSERLPRRYSALIMVGLSFAVAVVVFLALRAGFGYGVLPALLAPIVVLLPGTLLTTSVLELATGHLISGAGRLAGGVIQLVLLGAGILTAGAVVGVAGVNLNTEIQLLGPWAPWVAVGVFGVGISVYASAPQRALPWMLLVLYAAYAAQVLGDQLVGGVISAFFGALVLTPVASLVARQPSGPAALVTFTAGYWLLVPGALGLIGVADLLDRDAAASASLVATLSTMVAIALGVLAGSAFSNWLRRPAL, encoded by the coding sequence ATGACCACGCTGATCTCGATCTCTCTCGCGGTCGGCACGCTTGTCGTCACCGCCATCGTGCTCATCGCGACGCGCCGGCGCGCCGAGCGCGACATCACCGTCGGCGCACGCAGCGCCGCGATCACCGGCAGCCTCCCGGTGTCTCCCGACGACGCGCCGGATGCCGCAGCCACGCTCGCCGCGGCGGAGGCGGTCGGCCGCGCCATGACGCAGGCCGGATACTCCGTCGAGACGATCCAGGACGTGCTGCGCGACATCGCCCGCGTCAACGGGCTGCCCGAGAGCGAAGTGCTCGCGTTCCCGAATGCGATCCTCATCTCGGCGCGGGGAGCCGGCCAGCATCAGACCGGCGCCATCGCCAGCAACGACGCCCGACTGCTGCTGTCGCAGATCGACGAGGTCCACCGCACGGTCGACGCCGCCCGCACCGGCCTGCTGGGTCCGCGGTCGGTGGTCGAGAAGATCGGCCGCGTCATGGCGGCTCCCCCGACCTACGGACCGGTCATGCGCGTGGTCGGGTACGCGTTCGTCAGCGGCGCCCTCGCCGTGATGCTCGGCGCCTCATGGCGCGGGGTGTGGGTCGCCGGCGCTCTCGGCCTCGGCGCCGGCGCTCTGCTGCTCGTCTCGGAGCGCCTGCCACGCCGCTACTCGGCGCTGATCATGGTCGGCCTGTCGTTCGCCGTCGCCGTCGTGGTGTTCCTCGCGCTGCGAGCCGGGTTCGGCTATGGCGTCCTGCCCGCGCTCCTCGCGCCGATCGTGGTCCTCTTGCCGGGGACGCTCCTGACCACCTCGGTGCTCGAACTCGCCACCGGGCACCTCATCTCCGGCGCCGGACGCCTCGCGGGCGGTGTGATCCAGCTCGTGCTGCTGGGGGCCGGCATCCTCACCGCCGGCGCCGTCGTCGGCGTCGCGGGGGTGAACCTCAACACCGAGATCCAGCTGCTCGGTCCGTGGGCGCCCTGGGTCGCGGTCGGCGTGTTCGGGGTGGGCATCTCGGTGTACGCCAGCGCTCCGCAGCGCGCCCTGCCGTGGATGCTGCTCGTGCTCTATGCCGCCTACGCCGCCCAGGTGCTCGGCGATCAGCTCGTCGGCGGCGTCATCTCGGCGTTCTTCGGCGCGCTGGTCCTCACCCCGGTCGCGTCGCTGGTCGCACGCCAGCCGTCGGGCCCCGCGGCGCTCGTGACGTTCACCGCCGGCTACTGGCTGCTCGTCCCGGGCGCACTCGGGCTCATCGGGGTCGCGGACCTGCTCGATCGGGATGCCGCGGCATCCGCCTCACTGGTGGCGACGCTCTCGACGATGGTCGCGATCGCGCTCGGGGTTCTCGCCGGCTCGGCGTTCTCGAACTGGCTGCGCCGGCCGGCGCTGTGA
- a CDS encoding dienelactone hydrolase family protein, with amino-acid sequence MIHPPQDPPWCPEGWRRDTFVHGDRTYVYYEAQHGTSRKRRPAVLLLHELPGITEHLVELADTLSEDFRVFVPSILGRDGSPSMAGSAREICVRREVHLFGSDAVSRSTGWLKAFAAEHLAPNGRYGVIGMCFSGGYALALAVDPSVAAAVVAQHATPILPVRSLGLSKADQAALEENDDLEVRAYRFGCDAMAPAAKAVAAKRMLGDRVVVTTLAKPRWVAHSTLTGPDASDRAIAEVREFLTERLRKKPWWSA; translated from the coding sequence ATGATACATCCGCCGCAGGATCCGCCGTGGTGTCCCGAGGGCTGGCGCCGCGACACGTTCGTGCACGGCGACCGCACCTACGTGTACTACGAAGCGCAGCACGGAACGTCTCGGAAGCGGCGGCCGGCGGTTCTGCTGCTTCACGAGCTCCCCGGCATCACCGAGCACCTCGTCGAGCTCGCCGACACGCTGTCGGAGGACTTCCGGGTCTTCGTCCCCTCGATCCTCGGAAGGGACGGCTCGCCGAGCATGGCCGGCAGCGCGCGCGAGATCTGCGTTCGGCGTGAAGTGCACCTGTTCGGCAGCGACGCGGTCAGCCGCTCCACCGGATGGCTGAAGGCGTTCGCCGCCGAGCACCTCGCGCCGAACGGCCGGTATGGCGTGATCGGCATGTGCTTCAGCGGCGGGTACGCGCTCGCGCTCGCCGTCGATCCTTCGGTCGCCGCCGCGGTGGTCGCGCAGCATGCGACGCCGATCCTTCCGGTGCGGAGCCTCGGCCTGTCGAAAGCCGATCAGGCAGCGCTCGAGGAGAACGATGACCTCGAGGTCCGCGCCTACCGGTTCGGGTGCGACGCCATGGCTCCCGCGGCCAAGGCCGTCGCGGCGAAGCGGATGCTGGGCGATCGCGTCGTCGTCACGACGCTCGCGAAGCCCCGGTGGGTCGCCCACTCGACGCTGACCGGACCGGATGCGAGCGACCGTGCGATCGCCGAGGTTCGCGAGTTCTTGACGGAGCGGCTGCGCAAGAAGCCGTGGTGGAGCGCCTAG
- a CDS encoding type II CAAX endopeptidase family protein, translated as MPSHSSEALDEPVDTPDSRVDDVPLDDAAVHPALGEESVPAGDPEPAGDEPDADAGEPVQPETRRSRARDSRRTDWRLGGRTTARWRELVLGVAIVAMGAAVLIGGAADLLLPASVSGIVGTAVLWAAMLGTVVWAFWRSRPAYLLRFSAKDLVWGLGLGIILRTCQGWIDIATGGSGALPSYPTIGGSLPAGWVFADLIAPVAIAPVLEEFFFRAVVLVSLYTILRRPFGKFVAGLAAGLVSAGLFVLGHWMVGATGAGEIIPLALLGVVCAALVLLTGRIWGAVLVHVVYNASFVVLALAGTWLG; from the coding sequence GTGCCGTCCCACTCCTCCGAAGCGCTCGACGAGCCCGTCGACACGCCGGACAGCCGGGTCGACGACGTGCCGCTCGACGACGCAGCCGTCCACCCCGCCCTCGGCGAGGAGTCCGTCCCGGCAGGCGACCCCGAGCCCGCCGGCGACGAGCCCGATGCGGATGCCGGAGAGCCGGTGCAGCCCGAGACCCGCCGGTCGCGAGCCCGCGACTCGCGCCGCACCGACTGGCGACTCGGCGGGCGAACCACCGCGCGGTGGCGCGAACTGGTGCTCGGTGTCGCGATCGTCGCGATGGGCGCCGCTGTGCTGATCGGGGGAGCGGCCGATCTGCTGCTGCCGGCATCCGTCTCGGGGATCGTCGGCACCGCGGTGCTGTGGGCCGCGATGCTCGGCACAGTCGTGTGGGCGTTCTGGCGCTCGCGGCCGGCGTATCTGCTGAGGTTCTCTGCGAAGGACCTCGTCTGGGGGCTCGGCCTCGGCATCATCCTGCGCACGTGCCAGGGCTGGATCGACATCGCCACCGGAGGTTCGGGAGCGCTGCCGTCGTATCCCACGATCGGCGGCTCGCTGCCCGCCGGATGGGTGTTCGCCGACCTGATCGCGCCGGTCGCGATCGCGCCGGTGCTCGAGGAGTTCTTCTTCCGCGCCGTCGTGCTCGTCTCGCTCTACACGATCCTGCGCCGGCCGTTCGGCAAGTTCGTCGCGGGACTCGCGGCGGGGCTCGTCAGCGCTGGACTCTTCGTCCTCGGCCACTGGATGGTCGGCGCGACCGGCGCCGGCGAGATCATCCCGCTCGCGTTGCTCGGCGTCGTGTGCGCGGCGCTGGTGCTGCTGACCGGGCGCATCTGGGGCGCCGTGCTCGTGCACGTCGTCTACAACGCCAGCTTCGTGGTGCTCGCGCTCGCGGGGACGTGGCTGGGGTAG
- a CDS encoding polysaccharide biosynthesis tyrosine autokinase — protein sequence MELTDYIRILRKNWLIIVLATLIGVGAAAGYSLSRTPMYESQSTVFVSSQSGSTIGELQQGSNFTQSRVTTYTNLVTTPIVMNPVIAELELGLSPNDLAGKVTASSPLNTTLITISVTDADPIAAADMANALAASLTSAVEAIETPNGAETSPVRLTRVKDAQPALEPSSPNVLMNLALGGLVGFALGIGVAVLRTVLDTRVRTPQDLRDVSDSPLIGAIAFDPKAKDRPLIVHADPLSPRAESFRALRTNLQFLDMEGRSSFVITSSVPGEGKSTSAINLAIALADAGKKVALIDADLRKPKVAEYLGIEGGAGLTDVLIGRTRVGDVMLPWGGRSLYVLPAGKIPPNPSELLGSHQMQTLLQILERDFDVVICDAPPLLPVTDAAILSKETSGAIVVVAAGRTTRHQVGHALDALDTVGAKVAGLVLSMVPTRGPDAYAYSNAYGYGYGYGYRLQPERDPQSSRRRGNGASALPAADSAADDPAAIR from the coding sequence ATGGAGCTCACCGACTACATCCGGATCCTGCGCAAGAACTGGTTGATCATCGTTCTCGCGACGCTGATCGGAGTCGGTGCGGCCGCGGGCTACTCGCTGTCGCGGACCCCCATGTACGAGTCGCAGAGCACGGTGTTCGTGTCCTCGCAGTCGGGCAGCACGATCGGCGAACTGCAGCAGGGCTCGAACTTCACGCAGTCGCGCGTGACCACCTACACGAACCTCGTCACGACCCCGATCGTGATGAACCCGGTGATCGCCGAGCTCGAGCTGGGACTCAGCCCCAACGATCTCGCCGGCAAGGTCACCGCTTCAAGCCCGCTCAACACCACCCTGATCACGATCTCGGTCACGGATGCTGACCCCATCGCCGCAGCCGACATGGCCAACGCGCTGGCCGCGAGTCTGACGAGCGCCGTCGAGGCGATCGAGACCCCGAACGGCGCCGAGACGAGCCCGGTGCGACTCACACGTGTGAAGGACGCGCAGCCGGCGCTCGAGCCGTCGAGCCCGAACGTGCTGATGAATCTTGCGCTCGGCGGCTTGGTCGGCTTCGCTCTCGGCATCGGAGTCGCTGTGCTCCGGACCGTGCTCGACACCCGGGTGCGTACCCCGCAGGACCTTCGCGACGTCTCGGACTCGCCACTGATCGGCGCGATCGCGTTCGACCCGAAGGCGAAGGATCGCCCGCTCATCGTCCACGCCGACCCGCTGAGTCCTCGCGCGGAGTCGTTCCGCGCGCTGCGCACGAACCTGCAGTTCCTCGACATGGAGGGCCGGTCGAGCTTCGTCATCACCTCGAGCGTTCCCGGAGAAGGCAAGTCGACGAGCGCCATCAACCTGGCGATCGCGCTCGCGGACGCCGGCAAGAAGGTCGCCCTCATCGATGCCGATCTGCGCAAGCCCAAGGTGGCCGAGTACCTCGGTATCGAGGGCGGGGCGGGCCTGACCGACGTGCTCATCGGCCGCACGCGCGTCGGCGATGTCATGCTCCCGTGGGGTGGACGAAGCCTCTATGTGCTGCCTGCAGGCAAGATCCCGCCGAACCCGAGCGAGCTGCTCGGGTCGCACCAGATGCAGACGCTCCTGCAGATTCTCGAGCGCGACTTCGACGTCGTGATCTGCGACGCTCCCCCACTGCTGCCGGTCACGGACGCCGCGATCCTGTCGAAGGAGACCAGCGGCGCGATCGTCGTCGTGGCCGCCGGCCGCACAACCCGTCACCAGGTCGGGCACGCCCTCGATGCGCTCGACACCGTCGGCGCCAAGGTCGCGGGCCTCGTTCTGTCGATGGTGCCGACGCGGGGGCCGGATGCTTACGCCTACAGCAACGCGTATGGCTACGGGTATGGCTATGGCTACCGCCTGCAGCCCGAGCGCGACCCGCAGTCGTCGAGACGCCGCGGCAACGGTGCTTCGGCTCTTCCGGCCGCTGACAGCGCGGCGGACGACCCCGCCGCGATCCGCTGA
- a CDS encoding sugar transferase yields the protein MTSNLEGVDATRTSQSSTENEGVRERPSTADTPEPTTSPIPVVPALDGWRERYARRIWISDLLVLVWVVYGTQIAWFGLGNAEVSMREDHRLSDISYWLFSAGLIITWMWVLSLSDSRSARIMGAGSTEYIRIVDSSVRLFGLIAIAAFLFRVDVARGFLLISLPLGVTVLLFERWLWRQWLISQRHVGKYSARVLLVGSENSVREIARELGRAPSAGYRVVGACVPSGRVADMIEGTDIPIMGNVSSVERAMATTAADTVAVTSTDDLPPHKVKQISWGLEAGKQHLVLAPSIVDIAGPRIHTRPVSGLPLIHVETPRFSMGQRFAKRTMDLVTSVAGIVAISPLLALLAIGVRVSGPGSILFRQTRVGLRGEEFTMLKFRSMVPNAETLLAQLQTQDRDAGNEVLFKLKNDPRVTPIGRVMRKYSLDELPQLLNVIGGSMSLVGPRPPLPSEVEQYADHVHRRFLAKPGITGLWQVSGRSTLSWDESVRLDLSYVENWSLVGDVAILAKTARAALAPGETAH from the coding sequence GTGACGTCGAACCTCGAAGGGGTCGACGCGACGAGGACGTCGCAATCGAGCACCGAGAACGAAGGCGTGCGTGAACGCCCGTCGACAGCAGACACACCCGAACCGACGACGTCGCCGATCCCCGTCGTCCCCGCGCTCGACGGTTGGCGCGAGCGCTACGCACGTCGAATCTGGATCAGTGATCTGCTCGTGCTGGTTTGGGTCGTCTACGGTACCCAGATCGCGTGGTTCGGGCTGGGCAACGCCGAGGTCTCGATGCGAGAAGACCACCGACTGAGCGACATCTCCTATTGGCTGTTCTCTGCCGGCCTGATCATCACGTGGATGTGGGTGCTCAGTCTGTCTGACTCGCGCAGCGCACGGATCATGGGCGCTGGCAGTACGGAGTACATCCGGATCGTCGACTCGAGCGTTCGTCTGTTCGGTTTGATCGCGATCGCCGCGTTCCTGTTCCGCGTCGACGTCGCGCGCGGCTTCCTCCTGATCAGCCTTCCTCTCGGCGTCACTGTACTGCTGTTCGAGCGGTGGCTCTGGAGACAGTGGCTGATCTCCCAACGTCACGTTGGGAAGTACTCGGCACGTGTACTGCTCGTCGGTTCCGAGAACTCGGTCCGAGAGATCGCCAGAGAGCTAGGCCGTGCGCCAAGCGCGGGCTATCGAGTGGTTGGCGCTTGCGTTCCATCCGGGCGCGTCGCCGACATGATCGAGGGCACCGACATCCCGATCATGGGGAATGTCAGCTCAGTTGAGCGCGCGATGGCTACGACCGCGGCCGACACCGTTGCGGTGACAAGCACGGATGACCTCCCACCGCACAAAGTGAAGCAGATCTCTTGGGGTCTCGAGGCCGGAAAGCAACACCTGGTCCTGGCCCCAAGCATCGTCGACATCGCGGGGCCACGCATCCACACTCGCCCGGTCTCCGGACTACCTCTGATTCATGTCGAAACCCCTCGATTCAGCATGGGCCAGCGGTTTGCAAAGCGCACCATGGATCTGGTCACCTCGGTTGCAGGCATCGTGGCAATCAGCCCGCTCTTGGCGCTGCTGGCGATTGGTGTTCGTGTGTCCGGGCCTGGGTCCATTCTCTTCCGGCAGACGCGAGTTGGGCTCCGTGGGGAGGAGTTCACGATGCTCAAGTTTCGCTCGATGGTGCCCAACGCCGAGACTCTGCTCGCGCAACTTCAGACGCAGGATCGCGATGCCGGGAACGAGGTCCTCTTCAAGCTAAAGAACGATCCTCGCGTAACGCCTATCGGACGAGTCATGCGCAAGTACAGCCTCGACGAGCTGCCACAGTTGCTGAACGTGATTGGCGGCTCTATGTCGCTCGTAGGACCGCGGCCTCCGCTCCCTTCGGAAGTGGAACAGTACGCCGATCACGTGCACCGTCGATTTCTCGCAAAGCCAGGCATCACAGGCCTCTGGCAGGTCAGTGGTCGTTCAACATTGTCGTGGGATGAGTCAGTTCGGTTGGACCTCTCCTACGTCGAAAACTGGTCGCTCGTCGGCGACGTGGCAATCCTTGCGAAGACTGCAAGGGCCGCACTGGCTCCGGGAGAGACCGCGCACTAG